In a single window of the Bradyrhizobium erythrophlei genome:
- a CDS encoding LysE family translocator translates to MSLHLYLAFVAACIALALLPGPMVTLVIANGLRHGTRAALTNIAGAQLGLAIVIGIVAIGLTSLMATMGYWFDWVRFAGAAYLVWLGIKLIRFPVEGVKADAPPPPPRGGFFLQGLLVLLSNPKVLVFFGAFIPQFMDMSKDHVSQVTLLGVTFMVTAGITDALYALLAGRARLFFSARRTRLLSRVSGGIMIGGGVWLALTRAR, encoded by the coding sequence ATGTCCCTTCATCTCTATCTCGCCTTCGTCGCCGCCTGCATCGCGCTGGCGCTGTTGCCGGGACCGATGGTCACGCTGGTGATCGCCAACGGCCTGCGCCATGGCACCCGCGCCGCGCTGACAAACATCGCCGGTGCGCAGCTCGGCCTCGCGATCGTGATCGGCATCGTGGCGATCGGGCTGACCTCGCTGATGGCGACCATGGGTTACTGGTTCGATTGGGTGCGGTTTGCCGGGGCGGCCTATCTGGTGTGGCTCGGCATCAAGCTCATTCGTTTCCCGGTCGAGGGCGTCAAGGCAGACGCGCCGCCGCCGCCGCCGCGCGGCGGGTTCTTCCTGCAGGGTCTGCTGGTGCTGCTGTCCAATCCCAAGGTGCTGGTGTTCTTCGGCGCGTTCATTCCGCAGTTCATGGACATGAGCAAAGACCACGTCTCGCAGGTGACGTTGCTGGGCGTCACCTTCATGGTCACGGCCGGAATCACCGATGCGCTTTACGCGCTGCTGGCCGGCCGCGCGCGGCTGTTCTTCTCGGCGCGGCGGACGCGGCTGTTGTCGCGCGTCTCCGGCGGCATCATGATCGGCGGCGGCGTCTGGCTAGCGCTGACGCGGGCGCGCTGA